From a region of the uncultured Desulfatiglans sp. genome:
- a CDS encoding hypothetical protein (Evidence 5 : Unknown function) has product MVFLANLGVDLHVCLCGDHQVASAQTLDFLDMGQTGTRREAVGLSTRRV; this is encoded by the coding sequence ATGGTCTTTTTGGCCAATCTCGGCGTCGATCTGCACGTTTGCTTGTGCGGCGACCACCAGGTTGCCTCTGCGCAAACGCTGGATTTCCTTGATATGGGCCAAACCGGGACCCGCCGCGAAGCGGTGGGACTGAGCACCCGAAGGGTGTGA